Within the Iodidimonas sp. SYSU 1G8 genome, the region GCCCCAGGGCGCTGACATGAGCGCCCGGAAACGATGCACCTCGCTCATGTTCCAGGCGACGATCACCAGCACGGCGGCAAGGCTGGCCAGGGGCACGAACGACGCCAGAGGCGCGAGAACGAGCATGAACAGCAGCAGAAACACCGCATGAAGCATGCCCGCCACGGGCGTGCGCGCGCCGCTGCGCACGTTGGTGGCGGTACGGGCCAACGCGCCCGTGGCCGGCAAGCCGCCAAACGCGGCAGAGGCGCAATTGGCGACGCCCTGCGCCACCAGTTCGCAATTGGAGCGATGCCGGTAGCCGGTCATGCCATCGGCGACAACGGCGGAAAGCAGACTCTCCACGCCCGCCAGAAACGCGATGGTGAAGGCGCTGGGCAGCAACGCACCCATCTCCTGCCATGTGACCGACGGCAGCGACGGCACGGGCAGATGATCGGGAATGCCACCGAACCGTGAGCCGATCGTGTCGACCGGCAGCGCCAGCAAAGACACCGCGAACGCCGATAGCGCGACGGCGATCAGGAAGCCGGGTAGTTTGGGCCGCCAGCGCCTGAGACCGAGAATGACGACCAGCGCACCCGCGGCAATGGCGGTACTGGCGATATCGATGGTGTCCCGCGCGTTCCAGAACGCCTGCCACTTGGCAAAGAAGTCTGCCGGGACACTGTCCATGGACAAGCCGAGCAGATCCCTGATCTGGCTGGAAAAGATGATGACGGCGATACCCGCCGTGAAACCGGTGATCACCGGTTCGGGGATGTACTTGATCCAGGTGCCGAAGCGCGCGAGTCCGGCCACGATCAGCATGGCGCCCGCCATCAGGGTGGCGACCACCAGTCCATCATAGCCGTGCTCGGCGATGACATTGAAGACGACCACCACGAATGCCCCGGTCGGCCCACCGATCTGGACCCGACTGCCGCCCAGCGCGGAGATCAGGAACCCGGCGACGACCGCCGTGATCAGCCCCTTGTCAGGCGTGGTGCCGGAAGCAATGGCCAGCGCCATGGCGAGGGGCAGGGCGACGATGGCCACGGTGAGGCCGGCGACGGCGTCATGACGCAGATCGTCCCAGCCATAGCCGCGCCGCAGCAGGCTGTAGAGCTTGGGTATGTAAAGGTGCCATGTCCGCTGTGACCTGTCCTCGTCGGTGCGGTTCATGACGGTGCGCCCTCTAACGGCCTTCGGGAAACTTCAGGCGAACACCCCTGCCCGTCGAACGGCTTTCGGCATGTTCGCCGATCAGTTCGA harbors:
- the sulP gene encoding sulfate permease — protein: MNRTDEDRSQRTWHLYIPKLYSLLRRGYGWDDLRHDAVAGLTVAIVALPLAMALAIASGTTPDKGLITAVVAGFLISALGGSRVQIGGPTGAFVVVVFNVIAEHGYDGLVVATLMAGAMLIVAGLARFGTWIKYIPEPVITGFTAGIAVIIFSSQIRDLLGLSMDSVPADFFAKWQAFWNARDTIDIASTAIAAGALVVILGLRRWRPKLPGFLIAVALSAFAVSLLALPVDTIGSRFGGIPDHLPVPSLPSVTWQEMGALLPSAFTIAFLAGVESLLSAVVADGMTGYRHRSNCELVAQGVANCASAAFGGLPATGALARTATNVRSGARTPVAGMLHAVFLLLFMLVLAPLASFVPLASLAAVLVIVAWNMSEVHRFRALMSAPWGDRIVLLVTFALTIAVDLTVAIEVGVVLASILFMHRMSEVAAIGPAGAAVIEQDEDDFAPGAITPDQRADLPAGVEVFQLRGPLFFGVAGRFSDVIERIGTTPRAIILRMRDVPMVDSTGAGRLKAFAEQCRRNGAALILSGLQPQPRDVLERMGVTGSNLYRAPDYVEAIALATRLTRDPSERSGTGL